A window of Chitinophaga sp. MM2321 contains these coding sequences:
- a CDS encoding ATP-binding protein, with protein sequence MFKAKNLSPQKLAGFTALVISAIIALGSLFIDGSWKVMAGAFVLTFLVSYYLYLYTLQNFIYRKIKLIYKFIYQTKASKREEFFQKNILPLKTIEEVSEDVEKWASQKKEELDSLRRNEAFRKEFLLNLSHELKTPIFAVQGYIHTLLDGALEDPAVNKLFLKNATKNIDRLCRLIDDLDEISKLESGEMTINMEVFVIQDLIKDVFDTLSLKANTKGIKFNIKKGCEAPILVLADKEKIRQVLINLVDNSIKYGKPDGHTIASIYNMDGKRVLIEISDDGIGMSEDHLPRVFERFYRTDRARSRDIGGTGLGLAIVKHIVEAHDQSITVRSKPEIGSTFGFTMESGRE encoded by the coding sequence ATGTTCAAAGCAAAAAATTTATCCCCGCAGAAATTAGCGGGCTTTACTGCACTCGTCATTTCAGCGATTATCGCGCTGGGCAGCCTGTTTATTGATGGAAGCTGGAAAGTAATGGCAGGTGCTTTTGTGCTCACCTTTCTTGTATCATACTATCTCTATCTGTATACCCTTCAAAATTTTATTTACAGAAAGATAAAACTCATCTACAAATTCATCTACCAGACAAAGGCGTCTAAAAGGGAAGAATTCTTTCAAAAGAATATCCTTCCCCTGAAAACAATTGAGGAAGTAAGTGAAGATGTAGAAAAATGGGCCAGCCAGAAGAAAGAAGAACTGGATAGTCTCCGCCGCAATGAAGCCTTCAGAAAGGAGTTCCTGCTGAATCTTTCCCATGAGCTGAAAACCCCCATCTTCGCGGTACAGGGTTACATCCATACCCTGCTGGACGGTGCACTGGAAGATCCGGCGGTGAATAAACTGTTCCTGAAAAACGCCACCAAAAACATCGACCGTCTTTGCAGACTGATTGATGACCTGGATGAAATATCCAAACTGGAAAGTGGTGAAATGACCATTAACATGGAAGTATTCGTGATACAGGATCTTATAAAAGATGTATTCGATACCCTTTCTTTAAAAGCCAATACCAAAGGCATCAAATTCAATATCAAAAAAGGATGCGAAGCGCCCATACTGGTGCTGGCAGATAAAGAAAAGATCAGACAAGTACTTATTAACCTCGTAGATAACTCCATCAAATACGGTAAACCTGATGGACATACCATTGCCAGCATCTATAACATGGATGGCAAACGTGTCCTGATTGAAATATCGGATGATGGCATAGGCATGTCGGAAGACCATCTTCCCCGCGTATTTGAACGCTTCTACCGCACAGACCGCGCCCGTAGCAGGGATATTGGCGGTACCGGCCTCGGACTCGCCATCGTAAAACATATTGTGGAAGCACACGATCAATCTATTACCGTTCGCAGCAAACCCGAAATAGGCAGTACGTTTGGGTTTACGATGGAATCGGGCCGCGAATAA
- a CDS encoding porin, translating into MMRIAKYFLVIVILLGSTMVVRAQFLMDMIDTTTTLGKGMMAMYKKYDAIQVSGYIQPQFQLAQEKGIGSYAGGNFPAAVNNRFSLRRGRLRVDYERYNKHDMPVVQFAFQFDGTERGVFIRDFYGRIFETRYNLFSLAAGMFARPFGYEVNLSSSDRETPERGRMSQILMKTERDLGAMVSFEPRAKDHPLNFLKIDAGLFNGQGLTATSDFDSHKDIISRISVKPQRIKGNNWLLSGGVSMLYGGMAQFTPTIYRMGTVNGKPGYIADSSAANIDKIAPRHYYGADIQLKIPNGPGKGSTQFRAEYLRGKQTATAVTTETPGIIPVDAQGNVLPLYLRNFDGAYLYFLQNLGSEQHQVVVKYDWYDPNKKVEGKEIGIPGEGLTAADIRYNTLGLGYLYYANEHLKFMFYYDWVQNETTELEGFKEDLKDNVLTCRIQYRF; encoded by the coding sequence ATGATGCGAATTGCGAAATATTTTCTGGTAATAGTTATACTGTTAGGTTCCACGATGGTGGTGCGTGCCCAGTTCCTGATGGATATGATAGATACCACTACCACGCTGGGAAAAGGTATGATGGCCATGTATAAGAAGTATGATGCAATTCAGGTTAGCGGTTATATCCAGCCACAGTTTCAGTTGGCACAGGAAAAGGGTATTGGCAGCTATGCCGGCGGTAACTTCCCGGCCGCTGTAAATAACCGTTTTTCGTTGCGCCGCGGGCGGTTGCGGGTAGATTACGAGCGTTATAACAAGCACGATATGCCGGTAGTGCAGTTCGCATTCCAGTTTGATGGTACCGAAAGAGGGGTTTTTATCCGGGATTTCTACGGCCGTATATTTGAAACCAGGTATAACCTGTTTTCATTGGCAGCCGGTATGTTTGCCCGCCCATTTGGCTACGAGGTGAACTTATCGTCATCCGACCGTGAAACGCCTGAGCGTGGGCGCATGTCGCAGATCCTGATGAAAACGGAGCGCGATCTCGGCGCCATGGTTTCTTTTGAACCACGGGCAAAAGATCATCCGCTGAATTTCCTGAAAATAGATGCGGGGCTGTTTAATGGGCAGGGTTTAACCGCTACCAGCGATTTCGACAGCCATAAAGATATTATCAGCCGTATCAGTGTGAAACCGCAGCGTATTAAAGGAAACAACTGGCTGCTGTCAGGCGGCGTTTCCATGCTATATGGGGGTATGGCGCAGTTTACGCCAACGATCTACCGTATGGGCACTGTAAATGGCAAACCGGGATATATCGCTGACTCCTCTGCTGCCAATATCGACAAAATTGCTCCCCGTCATTACTATGGGGCAGATATACAATTGAAAATACCGAATGGTCCCGGCAAGGGAAGTACCCAGTTCCGGGCAGAATATCTCCGTGGTAAACAAACGGCTACCGCTGTTACTACTGAAACCCCTGGCATTATCCCGGTAGACGCGCAAGGCAATGTTCTCCCTTTATATCTCCGCAATTTTGATGGCGCCTACCTGTATTTCCTGCAGAACCTGGGGAGTGAACAACACCAGGTGGTTGTAAAATACGACTGGTACGATCCTAACAAAAAAGTGGAAGGCAAAGAAATCGGGATACCGGGTGAAGGTCTCACCGCAGCGGATATACGCTACAATACACTTGGTCTTGGATACCTCTACTACGCCAATGAGCACCTCAAATTCATGTTCTACTACGATTGGGTACAGAATGAAACAACGGAGCTGGAAGGCTTTAAAGAAGACCTGAAGGATAATGTGCTTACCTGCAGGATACAATACCGCTTCTAA